A stretch of the Dioscorea cayenensis subsp. rotundata cultivar TDr96_F1 chromosome 4, TDr96_F1_v2_PseudoChromosome.rev07_lg8_w22 25.fasta, whole genome shotgun sequence genome encodes the following:
- the LOC120259474 gene encoding cysteine-rich repeat secretory protein 38-like, translating to MKRYGLLLLLHRRTIFSFFYLLIQWTFLHAYSANLTLESRKTECTGSTDKQNSNFSANLNSLLSTLEAKSLSSLSTNQTSGDSPATVFGLYFCTGDLSKDNCQACIQTAIKDIIDTCPSSKQAIIWYDYCELRYSDVNFFGVPDTNGFSMINDKENTTSTRPVEVVSQLVREAPTTPLMFKSQALIS from the coding sequence ATGAAAAGATatggccttcttcttcttctccaccgtCGCACAATATTTAGCTTCTTCTACTTGCTCATCCAATGGACATTTCTCCATGCCTACTCTGCAAACCTAACCTTGGAAAGCCGCAAAACTGAATGCACTGGCAGCACGGACAAACAGAACAGCAACTTCTCCGCCAACCTCAACTCCCTCTTGTCCACCCTCGAAGCCAAGTCCTTATCCTCCCTCTCCACCAACCAAACCTCCGGCGACTCTCCGGCCACCGTCTTCGGCCTCTATTTCTGTACCGGTGACCTCTCAAAAGACAACTGCCAGGCCTGCATTCAAACCGCCATCAAAGACATCATTGATACTTGCCCAAGCTCCAAACAAGCCATCATATGGTATGATTACTGTGAGCTACGTTACTCTGATGTCAACTTCTTTGGAGTACCAGACACTAATGGCTTCTCGATGATCAATGATAAAGAGAACACCACTTCAACAAGGCCAGTGGAAGTGGTGTCCCAGTTAGTACGAGAGGCTCCAACTACCCCTCTTATGTTCAAATCCCAAGCTTTAATATCTTAA